GATTAGTACTAATCCGGATTAGGATCTGCGCCCTGCAAGGAGATGCTCACTCGCCGCCTCTGTCGTCTCCCTCCCCTTCGGTGTCCGCTTCAGAAAGCCGATCCTGATGAGATAGGGCTCATAGACCTCCTCGATGGTCCGGACCTCCTCCCCGATCGAGATGGCAATCGTCCGGACGCCGACCGGCCCGCCCGAGAAGTCCTCGGCAACGACGGTGAGGATCCGGCGGTCGAGATCATCGAGGCCGAGGGGATCGATCCCGAGGATGCCAAGAGCAGCGTCTGCCGACTCCCGGGTGATGGTACCGTCCCCCCGGACCATCGCATAATCCCGGACACGCCTGAGGAGGCGGTTAGCGATTCGCGGTGTTCCACGGCTCCGTTGTGCGATCTCTTTTGCTCCCTCTTCGGTGATGGAGATCGAGAGGATTGATGCCGACCGTTTGACGATACTGAGGAGTTCATCGACCTCGTAGAGATTCAGCCGGAAGATCATTCCGAAGCGGTCACGGAGGGGGGAGCCGAGGAGGCCGACCCGTGTCGTCGCTCCGATGAGGGTGAACCGGTCGAGGGGGAGCTGGATCGCCTTTGCCCCCGGTCCCTCCCCGATCATTACGTCGATCATGTAATCCTCCATCGCCGGGTAGAGGATCTCCTCAACGACCGGGTTCAGCCGGTGAATCTCGTCGATGAAGAGGAGATCGCCATGGGTGAGGGCCGTCAGCTGGGCGGCCAGATCGCCGGGCTTGTCGATGACCGGCCCGGTGGTGCTCCGGATGGCCGCCCCCATCTCCCGTGCGATGATCTGGGCGAGGGTCGTCTTCCCAAGGCCGGGCGGGCCTGAGAAGAGGATGTGATCGAGGGTCTCGCCACGGAGCTTTGCTGCTTCGATAGCGATCCGGAGCGCCTCCTTGAGTTGTGGCTGGCCGACGAACTCGTCAAGACTCCCCGGCCGGATCGCGGGATCCTCGATATCATCCGTCATCCGGACTGGCGCTGTTATCCGGTCGGTCATTCTGATCGCTCCCTGAGGCGGGCGAGTGCCGCCTTGATGATCACCTGGACAGACTGGCGCTCCTCCGATTCGATGACGCTTTGGACTGCTTCATCTGCCTCCCGCTCGGAGAAGCCGAGGGTGATAAGCGCAGAGATGGCATCTGATGCAGGCTGCGGAGAGGCAACCGCTCTGAGTGTTCCCGCCCGCTTCTTCATCGTCTCCTTCAGCTCGAGGATGAGCCGCTTTGCACTCTTTGGCCCGATCCCTGATATCCGGGTCAGGACCTTCTCATCCTCACCGATGATCGCCATAGCAAACTGGTCAAGGGATATCTGGGAGAGGATGTTTAATGCTATCTGTGGCCCGATTCCGGAGACGTTGATGAGAATGAGGAAGAGCTCCCGCTCGCCGGGATGGAGGAATCCATAGAGTGAGACAGCATCCTCCCGGACGACGAGATGGGTATGGAGCTTCACCGGAGTATTCATCTCCTCGATCTCCCGGAGATCCGGCTGGCTGACCCGGATGAGGTATCCGATTCCGCCGACATCGATGACGACGGTTCCCTCCCCGATGGAGGCGACTGAGCCGCTGATATGTGCAAACATGGGTTCACCGAAGGGTATTGGTATGGCAGAGAGCGATGGCAAGGCCGTCGGCGGCATCGTCGGGGCGTGGGATCTCGTCCAGTCTGAGGAGCCGCCGTACCATATCCTGCACCTGCTCCTTCTTTGCCCGGCCTGATCCCGAGACCGCCAGCTTGATCTGGTTCGGGGTATATTCGACGACCGGAATCCCCCGCTCCTCGATGGCAAGGAGGATCACCCCCCTCACCTCCGCAACCCTGATGGCTGATGTGACGTTCTTTGTGAAGAAGAGCTCCTCGACTGCGACTTCATCGGGGGCATGCTCTTCAATGAGGGCCGATATGCGGCGATAGATCTCATGGAGGCGGTGGCTCGTCGTCTGGCTGGTCCCGGAGGTCTCAATACAGCCGTTTTCAATATGCCGTATGCTCCGGGTCCCCTTCTCGATGACACCGTACCCCACCCGGGCGATGCCGGGATCTATCCCGATGATGATCATGATCCGTACATGGATCTTCGGTCCTTATGGTAAATACGGTTATGGAGTGGGATGTGAAAGTGAAGGGCGGGGACCTCCCCGGATCTCACGCCCCCCTCCCGCTCCCAAGCTCTGCCGAAGCCCCTGCGAGGAGCGCCATCATCGGGATGATCAGGTACCGGGAGCCGATCCCCATAAACCACTCCCATGGCCCCATCCCGAAGAGCCCGACCATCACCAGGAGATCAAGGGCCCAGTTGATGAGGAGCCAGCTCGTAC
This DNA window, taken from Methanocalculus alkaliphilus, encodes the following:
- the ruvA gene encoding Holliday junction branch migration protein RuvA is translated as MFAHISGSVASIGEGTVVIDVGGIGYLIRVSQPDLREIEEMNTPVKLHTHLVVREDAVSLYGFLHPGERELFLILINVSGIGPQIALNILSQISLDQFAMAIIGEDEKVLTRISGIGPKSAKRLILELKETMKKRAGTLRAVASPQPASDAISALITLGFSEREADEAVQSVIESEERQSVQVIIKAALARLRERSE
- the ruvB gene encoding Holliday junction branch migration DNA helicase RuvB, with amino-acid sequence MTDRITAPVRMTDDIEDPAIRPGSLDEFVGQPQLKEALRIAIEAAKLRGETLDHILFSGPPGLGKTTLAQIIAREMGAAIRSTTGPVIDKPGDLAAQLTALTHGDLLFIDEIHRLNPVVEEILYPAMEDYMIDVMIGEGPGAKAIQLPLDRFTLIGATTRVGLLGSPLRDRFGMIFRLNLYEVDELLSIVKRSASILSISITEEGAKEIAQRSRGTPRIANRLLRRVRDYAMVRGDGTITRESADAALGILGIDPLGLDDLDRRILTVVAEDFSGGPVGVRTIAISIGEEVRTIEEVYEPYLIRIGFLKRTPKGRETTEAASEHLLAGRRS
- the ruvC gene encoding crossover junction endodeoxyribonuclease RuvC codes for the protein MIIIGIDPGIARVGYGVIEKGTRSIRHIENGCIETSGTSQTTSHRLHEIYRRISALIEEHAPDEVAVEELFFTKNVTSAIRVAEVRGVILLAIEERGIPVVEYTPNQIKLAVSGSGRAKKEQVQDMVRRLLRLDEIPRPDDAADGLAIALCHTNTLR